In Drosophila simulans strain w501 chromosome 3R, Prin_Dsim_3.1, whole genome shotgun sequence, a single window of DNA contains:
- the LOC6729987 gene encoding fatty acyl-CoA reductase wat, translated as MDDPKIMNIMNGMKSLEDHCQLINDVKDESPMQMFYKDKGVFLTGGTGFFGKIIIEKLLRVTEVGQIYLLIRTKKGKDAFARIEDLFNDPVFAKMKQVNPKYRCQITIISGDCSLPGLGISADERETIMENVNIVLHSAATVRFDEKLKMAIAINVHGTKEIIKLAKEIVNLKALVHVSTAFAHCNMRHIQERFYSGTMSGENAFKLSECLDEHTLNTLTPTIIKGYPNTYTFTKVLAENVVQQSAQNLPVTIFRPGIVITTYREPVTGWIDNMYGPCGVIVGIGSGVLRVFTGDMDNKAHIVPVDMCVNALLASAWDIARNKYETPPIYNYVPDAENMVTWRRYMEDGFEYGCDIPMRKSIWYPRFTIVPHMWQYHILCFLYHTLPALVMDAIMVIIGKKPRMMKIYRKIHKLSNVLKYFSSNEFRFDNDNVRKLTEKLDDRDRRLFAFDMRDLDWTNLFRVSLYGLRLYVVKDDPSNIPESIKRYERLKVLHYSTLAVFYALAAWALYALVKLFL; from the exons ATGGATGATCCCAAAATAATGAACATTATGAACGGCATGAAGTCGCTGGAAGATCATTGTCAGCTCATAAATGACGTGAAGG ACGAGTCGCCCATGCAAATGTTCTACAAGGACAAGGGCGTCTTCCTCACTGGCGGCACCGGATTCTTTGGCAAAA TTATCATCGAGAAATTGCTGCGCGTCACGGAGGTGGGACAAATCTATTTGCTGATACGCACCAAGAAGGGCAAGGATGCCTTCGCCAGGATCGAGGATCTGTTTAACGATCCG GTCTTTGCCAAGATGAAGCAGGTGAACCCCAAGTACCGCTGCCAGATCACCATCATCAGTGGCGACTGCTCGCTGCCTGGACTGGGAATCAGTGCCGACGAGCGGGAGACCATCATGGAGAACGTCAACATCGTGCTGCACAGTGCGGCCACCGTGCGATTCGATGAGAAGCTGAAAATGGCCATCGCCATCAATGTGCACGGCACCAAGGAAATCATCAAGCTGGCCAAAGAGATTGTTAACTTGAAG GCTCTCGTCCACGTCTCCACAGCATTTGCACACTGCAACATGCGGCACATCCAGGAGAGATTCTACAGTGGCACCATGTCTGGCGAGAACGCCTTCAAGCTGAGCGAGTGCCTCGATGAGCACACCCTGAACACCCTCACGCCGACCATCATCAAGGGGTATCCGAACACATACACCTTCACCAAAGTCCTGGCCGAGAATGTCGTGCAACAGAGCGCTCAGAATTTGCCAGTTACCATCTTCAGACCCGGCATTG TGATCACCACTTACCGCGAACCGGTCACTGGCTGGATCGACAACATGTACGGTCCGTGCGGAGTGATCGTGGGAATTGGATCCGGAGTGCTGCGGGTTTTCACGGGTGACATGGACAACAAGGCACACATTGTTCCCGTGGACATGTGTGTAAATGCTCTGTTGGCCAGTGCGTGGGATATAGCGCGGAACAA ATACGAGACTCCGCCGATTTACAACTACGTGCCGGATGCGGAGAACATGGTCACCTGGCGGCGCTACATGGAGGATGGCTTCGAGTACGGCTGTGACATCCCGATGCGGAAGTCCATCTGGTATCCGCGCTTCACCATCGTGCCGCACATGTGGCAGTACCACATCCTGTGCTTCCTTTACCACACATTGCCCGCCCTGGTCATGGACGCCATCATGGTGATAATTGGCAAGAAGCCCAG AATGATGAAGATCTACCGCAAGATTCACAAGCTAAGCAATGTCCTCAAGTACTTCAGTTCAAACGAATTTCGATTCGACAACGATAATGTCAGGAAACTCACGGAAAAGCTAGATGATCGGGATAGGCGGCTCTTCGCCTTCGATATGCGCGATCTGGACTGGACCAATCTGTTCCGCGTCAGTCTCTACGGACTGCGTCTGTATGTGGTCAAGGATGATCCCAGCAACATTCCCGAGTCCATCAAGCGCTACGAGAG GTTGAAGGTCCTGCACTATTCGACACTGGCTGTTTTCTACGCGTTAGCCGCCTGGGCGCTTTATGCCCTGGTCAAGCTCTTCTTATAG